The following are from one region of the Salvia hispanica cultivar TCC Black 2014 chromosome 1, UniMelb_Shisp_WGS_1.0, whole genome shotgun sequence genome:
- the LOC125201409 gene encoding DNA damage-repair/toleration protein DRT100-like produces MEGVSPFFILPLLVLFSCLSLATTNQLYTDEFPLLAFKSLITSDPSNILKKNWTAGTSVCTWFGVTCDSPHNRVTHLDLSDMGLGGSIPPEIGNLSFLVSLNLSGNSLHGYLPKEVCSYNNLPRLKELQLSNNTLEGEIPLSLGECPQLEILALSYNNFVGHVPAQIGNITSLKRLRIYDNNLKGTIPKEIGLLNKLELMRLGFNELSGAIPNEVGNMTSLSDLSLSNNSLSGPIPSTIGNLSNLKHLVLRFNKLNGNLKILKYLNLSHNTLMGHIPSSLGNLSELESLDLSTNKLDGEIPSELTRLTFLAKLNLSINNLVGQIPRSNQFSTFENDSYMRNLGLCGLPLTRKCKDENGPTINPADEKSNNLSFMQEVGISMAFGFIFGFWGVIGSFLLKKSWRFAFFNFFDDVGDWLYVMGLMLVSKWGRT; encoded by the exons ATGGAGGGAGTTTCCCCATTTTTCATACTTCCTCTTCTTGTATTGTTTTCTTGTCTTAGCCTTGCTACTACTAATCAACTCTATACTGATGAGTTTCCACTTCTTGCTTTTAAATCCCTCATCACTTCAGATCCTTccaatatattgaaaaaaaattggaccGCCGGAACCTCTGTTTGTACATGGTTCGGAGTTACTTGTGATTCACCTCATAATAGGGTGACTCATTTGGATCTCTCGGATATGGGACTCGGAGGTAGCATTCCACCAGAAATTGGaaatctttcttttcttgtttctctaaATTTAAGTGGAAACTCTCTTCATGGTTACCTGCCAAAGGAGGTTTGCAGCTACAACAACCTTCCAAGACTCAAAGAACTTCAGCTATCCAATAATACTTTGGAGGGAGAGATACCACTGAGTTTGGGTGAATGTCCACAGCTTGAGATTCTTGCCTTGTCATACAACAACTTTGTGGGACATGTGCCTGCACAAATTGGGAACATTACAAGCCTTAAGAGATTACGCATTTATGACAACAATCTAAAAG GTACTATTCCCAAAGAGATTGGTCTTTTGAATAAATTGGAGTTGATGCGTTTGGGCTTTAACGAACTCAGTGGAGCAATCCCAAACGAAGTTGGGAACATGACAAGCCTTTCTGACTTATCGCTATCGAATAATTCTTTAAGtg GTCCAATACCATCAACCATTGGAAATCTATCAAATCTGAAGCACTTGGTTCTTCgtttcaacaaattaaatg GAAATCTCAAGATTCTCAAATACTTGAACTTGTCCCACAATACCCTCATGGGACATATACCTTCATCTCTTGGAAACTTAAGTGAACTCGAATCGTTGGACTTGTCAACAAACAAATTGGATGGTGAAATTCCAAGTGAATTGACAAGGTTGACATTTCTTGCGAAATTAAACCTTTCAATAAACAATCTTGTTGGGCAAATACCGCGATCCAATCAGTTCTCCACATTTGAGAATGATTCATATATGAGAAACTTGGGATTGTGTGGACTTCCGTTGACAAGAAAATGCAAAGATGAGAATGGGCCAACGATAAACCCCGCAGATGAGAAAAGCAACAACCTATCTTTTATGCAAGAAGTTGGCATATCAATGGCCTTTGGTTTTATTTTCGGATTCTGGGGAGTTATTGGTTCTTTCTTACTAAAGAAATCATGGAGATTCGCATTCTTCAACTTCTTTGATGATGTTGGAGATTGGCTCTACGTTATGGGTCTCATGCTTGTATCCAAATGGGGACGGACCTAA